TGTTATCTTTTAGACttgttaaaattttgattttatattgaaaataaagtGCTTGCTTCAATTGCTGAAACATATATTTATCACATAAAGATATGCTGAATAAAATTCAGATAAAATTTTTCTACATTTTTCATACGCCAATTCCTGGTCATTTCATACTTGACTGCATTTGTATTTTGCCACAGCCCTATCTTTGGACAACCATTAAGAAAAACATGTGATATAGTTCGTAAATATAACTCAAGTGGTAGTATTAATTTCACGACAAAAATATATTGACgatttgatattgatttaacTAGGTTGGTATTATTGATTgactaaaattcaaatttttcaagATAAAATTGCGAATTTGTACTAACAACATGATAAATCATACTAATAAACAATTTTGTTGATATAGAAAATTGACATATACTGTTATATCAATTGTTAATTATATAATGCATTATATTACTAATACTGTAgattaatgatatttatttttggcttaaatatatttttattcttaataaatacttaatttttgtgtttattttataataaatttttattttgtgttaagttcctgataaaataatatttttattttttatctttgatatttCGTTTTAGtccttgataaattaaaaaaatttgtatttatttcttaataaattaaaaaaatttactttagtctgtattaataacaaatggaaaatatttatcatgaaataaatacaaaatttattaatttattaggggttaaaaataagtgtcaatgacaaaaaattaaaattattattttattagaaactcattgttaaaaaaaagtttattaagaaataaatataaaattgaatatttattgaaaataaaaatatattttaagcctttatttttattgaatgtcTAACCACACATTGTTTTGATGCAACAGGGTTCCTCTTCAATCTGATCTTATCATGGTGTTGCAATTGTTATAGACAATATACTAACCTAAACATTCGATTGATGCATAATGGAACCTTCCCCATTTAAACTTGTGATGAATTTTAAAAGTGGCAAATGAATCCCATTGTAGTGTTTTTTCACTTAACAAAATTACACAAACTTCctgcattaattaattaagaataggATTTTATATATCTTCTTTCCATATACCTTTTGTATTGTTACCTTGAGCTTGTATTGGTTGATGTGTCTTGATTAAGGGGGTGTTAACCAATACAATGCCAAGATATTTGGATGAACACTCTTACATTCCCATGTCTATGTATAAGTTGGAGCTTAATTGAAACCTTGATTTTGTATTGGTTAATATGCGTTGATGCAAGGGGGTATTAACCAATACAATTTAAAGGGGCTCGACTTAATTCTCCCTCAACACTATCTATTCTCTATAtatttgcattttaaaaaatgagcaaCAAAGTTACTAAGATTATCCTATGTTTCATTATTTCAATTTGTGCAGAAAAAGCCTGTTAAGATGTCCGTGCCTCAATTTGGAGGGTGGGAACACAAGCCCGCGGGAGTGCCTACTGACTACTCTATGGTGTTCAACCAAGCTCGTGAAAAAAAGAAGACTCAAATGAATGATTTGACTGAAGTCAAACGTCTAAGTCTTGGGAATGAAAGGGATGCCCTAAAACCCAATCATCGTCGTGGGCATGGTCAAGGACATGGGCATGGGCATGGGCATGGGCATGGACATGGACATGGACATGGGCATGGGCTTGATCATGAAGATCCTCCCGTTATGGTGAGACCTTAATCTTAGTTACTACTAAAGTTccataattatttatgtttaatttattattactttgtAATTTTTTCGTCTAGGGAATTTGACTTTCTAATTAACAAGAATCTTTGAGTAACTACTACACCTAGTTTTGATCCATACCCCCTTAATCAATGCATGTGGATCAAAAGTAGATGCGGTGTTGTCAAAGGCAACAATGCAAgataacttttcattttttctgtcTTTTTTTATCCTATTTCAGATGAATTTTTTTCCTAAGTGGGATGTAGATCTTTTGTGAACAGTTGCTAGCTTTGGGCTACACTCACGGTTgacatttctaataaattagtaGGGGGTGAAATATAAATTGGTTCTTAAAATGGATACCATCAATTAGTTTTATTGTGGATATTATAAAAAGTTGATTTGATCTTAAAGTTGACACTATTTGTTAACTTGATTACTTTtgttacaaattaaattattcgaTCGGGTAGGCTAATTGAGCATGACAAATATTTATGCCTTTCAAGCTTACCACTTGAAAGACTGTGGATCATCTTACTAAATCAAGTGAGCATAGTGAGAGACATATCCATAATAAGACAATTAGGACATTAACATTGGGCCTAAGGACATTCTCCACCACAAGGTGATGGACTTTCGACATTTGACCCAATCACATCCAATAAATAAGGGTAATCCTCCCTTCTTTGTCATTCTAGGTACAGCAAATGCTAGATTTTGCTAAGGTCTCTCAAGCCTCCAGCTTTGGGGCCTCCAAAATCTGGTCGTGGACACAAATAAAGTATTTAATGCATTAAGAAGTGTAAGTCAATTCATTAATAAGTTGGTGTGAACTAATCAATTTAGTCTCTTACATATTATTGTATATCGATATCAGTCAATTTGATTTGATGGATTAGAACATTCAATTTAGTATCTTAATTTTTCttagagtttatttttttcatataggaTGTAAgaacatttattaatttttcactcTAATACTAGAACTCAACTTGagtccttaatttatttttaatggtcTTATTTTGTTCCTCTACTCACGCAAGAACCCTCaatttaacttaaaaacttggtttttaataattaaataatcttaGCTCTAGAAGCTTATATTAGCAACTTACATAGGAACTAATTTACTCCcataatattttcatgttgcTTAATATTAAAAACCAATATACAAAATTACAATGAAGTTGCTCTTATTGTGTATTAACCTGTTTACTAATCAAAATAagactattttatttcttaaggaATCATAACGTCAATTTCAATGAATAAATTGACggacaaatttcaaattaatgaaatttgtttGGCTCAATTGTACTTTTAGTCTTCTTATTTAAGGGCTAgctcattttttataaatttgaatcttttattattttaattgtataattttagtCTATATGTTAATtggatatatataatatttaataaaaatgttggCTTAGCATAACAAGTGTTGATGTGGTGGCACAGTAGAATGCCACACCAATAATagc
This region of Glycine max cultivar Williams 82 chromosome 7, Glycine_max_v4.0, whole genome shotgun sequence genomic DNA includes:
- the LOC102660037 gene encoding probable zinc transporter protein DDB_G0269332, which translates into the protein MERKGKKPVKMSVPQFGGWEHKPAGVPTDYSMVFNQAREKKKTQMNDLTEVKRLSLGNERDALKPNHRRGHGQGHGHGHGHGHGHGHGHGHGLDHEDPPVMRRKMVLNYMNCFKP